The following is a genomic window from Candidatus Dormiibacterota bacterium.
CGGCGCTCGACCAGGCCCATGCCTGAGCCGCCCACCACGGCGCGCCGGGTCCGCGTCGAGCAGGTGATGGGCACCGCCGTCGGGGTCGACCTCCGCGACCCGGGAGTGCCGGAGCCCGCCCTCGACGGGTTCTTCGGCTGGCTCCGCCAGGTCGACGCCCGCTTCAGCACCTACCGGGCCGGCAGCGAGATCAGCCGCATCGGCCGCGGCGAGCTCGCACCCGGGAGCGCCCACCCCGACGTCCGCGAGGTGCTCGAGATCTGCGAGGAGGTCCGCCGGTGCAGCGGCGGCCTCTTCGCGGCGTGGCGTCCCGACGGCGGGCTCGATCCCTCGGCGGTGGTGAAGGGCTGGTCGGTGGAGCGCGGCGCCCGCCTGCTCGAGGACGCCGGTGCGCGCAACTTCTGCATCAACGCGGGCGGCGACGTGCTGGCGCGCGGCGAGCCCGAGCCGGGACGTCGGTGGCGGGTCGGCATCCGCCACCCGGAGATCGCCGACCGGGTCGCCGCCGTCCTCGGGGTGCGCGACCTCGCCGTCGCCACCAGCGGCACCTACGAGCGCGGCGCCCACATCCTCGACCCCCGCAGCGGCCTGCCGGCGTGCGGGCTGCTGAGCCTGACCGTGGTCGGGCCCAGCCTCACCCTCGCCGACGCCTACTCGACCGCCGCCTTCGTCATGGGCCGCGACGGGGCCTCCTGGATCGCCGGGATCCCGGGCTACGAGGCGTTCGCGGTGACCGCCGAGCACCGCGCCGTGTGGACCG
Proteins encoded in this region:
- a CDS encoding FAD:protein FMN transferase, coding for MPEPPTTARRVRVEQVMGTAVGVDLRDPGVPEPALDGFFGWLRQVDARFSTYRAGSEISRIGRGELAPGSAHPDVREVLEICEEVRRCSGGLFAAWRPDGGLDPSAVVKGWSVERGARLLEDAGARNFCINAGGDVLARGEPEPGRRWRVGIRHPEIADRVAAVLGVRDLAVATSGTYERGAHILDPRSGLPACGLLSLTVVGPSLTLADAYSTAAFVMGRDGASWIAGIPGYEAFAVTAEHRAVWTEGCRSLRVQDMGT